The following coding sequences lie in one Cannabis sativa cultivar Pink pepper isolate KNU-18-1 chromosome 5, ASM2916894v1, whole genome shotgun sequence genomic window:
- the LOC133038367 gene encoding uncharacterized protein LOC133038367 — translation MVSEHKDCDGRIRCPCVICINSRFEKIDRVRAHVFDRGFMQGYEKWIYHGEPEDAVDDVAVGDVESEDEMIPILEDFFPSTTEDVQGEDEQPTTNPHFDDLFEKVEAELYPDCDWILSLNFLAKLLHLKVRGKIPNNIFEELLKLLKFAFPKENNIPATYYEAKKRLKKLGLGYDSIHVCLYNCCLFYKENASKEACPICGTSRWVNSENGKAKKVHCKVMRYFPLTPRLKRLYSSRITAKSMIWHHTRKSKDDGVLRHPVDGLAWKDFDAKHPEFARDPRNVRLGLAADGFNPFGNMSLAYSMRPVVLANYER, via the coding sequence ATGGTATCAGAACATAAGGATTGCGATGGAAGAATTCGATGTCCTTGTGTGATATGTATAAATagtaggtttgaaaaaatagataggGTTAGAGCACACGTATTTGATCGAGGTTTTATGCAAGGATATGAGAAGTGGATTTATCACGGGGAGCCTGAGGATGCTGTCGATGATGTAGCAGTTGGCGATGTTGAATCAGAGGATGAAATGATTCCTATTCTAGAAGACTTCTTTCCCTCGACAACAGAGGATGTACAAGGAGAAGATGAACAACCAACCACAAACCCACATTTTGATGACTTATTTGAGAAAGTTGAAGCTGAATTGTATCCCGATTGTGATTGGATTTTGTCTCTCAACTTTTTAGCAAAGCTATTGCATTTAAAAGTTAGAGGAAAAATTCCTAATAACATCTTTGAAGAATTGTTGAAGCTGTTAAAGTTTGCATTTCCGaaggaaaataatattccaGCAACATACTACGAGGCAAAAAAGAGATTGAAGAAATTAGGCTTGGGTTATGACTCCATCCATGTCTGTTTGTATAATTGTTGCTTATTTTATAAGGAGAATGCATCCAAGGAGGCTTGTCCAATTTGCGGAACTAGTCGTTGGGTTAATTCCGAGAACGGCAAAGCAAAAAAAGTTCATTGCAAAGTCATGCGATACTTTCCGTTGACACCTCGACTTAAAAGATTATATAGTTCGAGGATTACAGCGAAGAGCATGATATGGCATCATACTagaaaatcaaaagatgatggGGTGTTGCGACACCCGGTCGATGGTCTCGCTTGGAAAGACTTTGATGCAAAACATCCTGAGTTTGCAAGGGACCCAAGAAATGTTCGACTGGGGTTAGCTGCTGATGgatttaatccatttggcaacatgagtcTTGCATACAGCATGAGGCCAGTGGTGTTGGCTAACTAtgaaagataa
- the LOC133038368 gene encoding uncharacterized protein LOC133038368, with product MDIFLRPLVDELKELWNNGVPTRDSSTNSMFTMRAALLWTVNDFLARSSLSGWSGQGYKACPTCNEDTTSIRVIGKTSYVGHRRFLPSNHAMRRDTRFDGKVERRPAPRRFTCEEILSQVNTLEPQIPEHHENFGSVKRRRVAETCNWRKKSIFYELEYWSTNILKHNLDVMHVEKNVCDSLLGTILDNDKSKDTTNARHDLKKMGIRESLWIYEDGNGRLMKPHAPYVLTREKRQLFCQFVKGIKFPDGFCSNLKSKVSPDESNIIGLKSHDCHVIMQRVLAVGVRKFLPRDTATTITQLSFFDIMIHLVLHLPEEAILGGPVFMRWMYPFERFNRLDQNEDAPSVSCYLSVFNSQSRPLISGIIKPLDHIGREKAEWYILRNSPEIQAYLDEHLDKIKHEYPNGNHDVLHRQTFRLWFHKKIYELHKLGTLQNGDELLALASGSDYLATFYESCVVNGVRFIASKRDKKRKTQNSGVTFAGTEGFNYYDTLEGVITISYTGAYTVTLFECKWYNTNPLRKKTITENNITSINTRGYWYHYYKLGL from the exons atggatatatttttaagaccgttggtggatgaattaaaGGAGTTGTGGAATAATGGGGTACCAACGAGAGATAGTTCGACCAACTCGATGTTCACCATGCGTGCTGCGCTTTTGTGGACAGTGAATGATTTTCTTGCTCGTAGTAGCTTGTCTGGGTGGAGTGGTCAAGGTTATAAAGCTTGCCCTACTTGTAATGAAGACACGACGTCCATTCGAGTGATCGGGAAGACATCATATGTTGGTCATAGAAGGTTCTTGCCAAGTAACCATGCAATGAGAAGGGATACTCGATTTGATGGTAAAGTTGAAAGAAGACCTGCTCCAAGACGATTTACTTGTGAAGAGATATTATCACAAGTTAATACTCTCGAACCCCAAATTCCTGAACATCATGAAAATTTTGGGAGCGTGAAACGTAGAAGAGTTGCAGAAACTTGTAATTGgaggaaaaaaagtattttctacGAGTTGGAGTATTGGAGCACGAATATTTTAAAACACAACCTTGATGTCATGCATGTTGAGAAGAATGTGTGTGACAGTCTCCTAGGAACTATTTTGGATAATGATAAATCAAAGGACACAACCAATGCGCGACATGATTTAAAGAAGATGGGTATAAGGGAATCGTTGTGGATTTACGAAGATGGGAATGGCAGGCTAATGAAACCGCATGCTCCTTATGTTTTGACTCGTGAGAAAAGACAACTTTTTTGTCAGTTTGTTAAAGGAATCAAGTTTCCCGATGGCTTTTGTTCAAATTTAAAGAGCAAAGTTTCTCCAGATGAGTCTAACATTATTGGGTTAAAATCCCACGATTGTCATGTCATTATGCAGCGAGTACTAGCGGTTGGTGTCCGTAAATTTCTACCTCGTGACACTGCAACAACTATTACTCAGCTGT ctttttttgacataatgatACATTTGGTATTGCATTTGCCTGAAGAAGCGATACTGGGTGGCCCGGTCTTTATGAGATGGATGTATCCTTTTGAAAG ATTTAATCGGCTTGATCAAAATGAAGATGCGCCTTCTGTGTCTTGCTAtctttcagtttttaattctcaatctcgtcctttGATTAGCggaattatcaagcctcttGATCATATCGGTCGTGAAAAAGCTGAGTGGTACATTCTTCGAAATTCTCCTGAAATCCAAGCTTACTTAGA TGAACATTTGGACAAGATCAAACATGAATATCCTAATGGTAATCACGATGTCTTGCATAGGCAAACTTTCCGTCTGTGGTTTCATAAGAAG ATATATGAGTTGCACAAGCTTGGAACTTTACAAAATGGTGATGAGTTACTCGCTCTAGCTTCTGGCTCCGATTACTTAGCAACATTTTACGAAAGTTGTGTAGTGAATGGTGTTCGGTTTATTGCGTCGAAGCGAGACAAAAAGCGGAAGACACAAAATAGTGGTGTTACTTTTGCTGGAACTGAAGGGTTTAATTACTACGACACACTTGAAGGTGTAATCACTATATCTTATACTGGTGCATATACAGTGACATTGTTTGAATGTAAATGGTATAACACTAATCCATTAAGAAAGAAGACAATCACTGAAAATAATATAACCAGTATAAATACTCGTGGATATTGgtatcactactacaaattagGCCTTTAG
- the LOC133037925 gene encoding cytochrome P450 86A22-like, translating to MEASTAVIVLSAVAAYFIWFRFITRSMKGPRVWPLLGSLPGLVQNAHRMHDWIVDNLGACGGTYQTCICAIPFLAQKQGLVTVTCDPKNLEHILKIRFDNYPKGPTWQAVFHDLLGQGIFNSDGDTWLFQRKTAALEFTTRTLRQAMARWVSRAIKLRFCPILETAQLHGKPVDLQDLLLRLTFDNICGLAFGKDPQTLSHDLPDNSFAGAFDRATEATLQRFILPEIIWKLKKWLGLGMEVDLSRSLRHVDEYLSSIINTRKLELLSQQKDPHDDLLSRFMKKKESYSNEFLQQVALNFILAGRDTSSVALSWFFWLVSQNPKIEEKILMEICTVLLDTRGNNVEKWVEEPLGFEEIDRLIYLKAALSETLRLYPSVPQDSKHVISDDILPNGTFVPAGSSVTYSIYSIGRMKYIWGEDCLEFKPERWLSLDGTKFEVQDSYRFVAFNAGPRICLGKDLAYLQMKSIAAAVLLRHRLGVVTGHRVEQKMSLTLFMKYGLRVNVLPRDLKPILATLLCNNNNNINSDSISTFCGKEAFTNGNYGTGVEVLAGFA from the coding sequence ATGGAAGCATCAACAGCTGTGATTGTCTTATCTGCTGTAGCAGCTTATTTCATATGGTTTAGATTCATCACGCGGTCAATGAAGGGTCCACGTGTCTGGCCCTTATTGGGCAGTCTTCCGGGCCTAGTTCAGAACGCTCACCGCATGCACGACTGGATTGTGGACAACCTTGGTGCTTGTGGCGGCACGTACCAGACTTGTATTTGTGCCATTCCATTCTTGGCCCAAAAGCAGGGACTTGTGACTGTCACGTGCGACCCCAAAAACCTGGAGCACATTTTGAAGATCCGGTTCGATAATTACCCCAAGGGTCCGACGTGGCAAGCCGTGTTTCATGATTTGTTAGGCCAAGGGATCTTCAACTcagatggtgacacgtggcttTTCCAGCGTAAGACCGCCGCACTAGAATTCACCACCAGGACTCTTCGCCAAGCCATGGCTCGATGGGTGAGTCGAGCCATTAAGCTTAGGTTTTGCCCCATCCTTGAAACGGCTCAGTTACATGGGAAGCCTGTTGATCTCCAAGACCTCTTGCTCCGGCTTACTTTCGATAACATATGTGGCTTGGCTTTCGGAAAGGATCCGCAAACGCTTTCCCATGACCTGCCGGACAACAGCTTCGCTGGAGCTTTCGACCGAGCCACGGAAGCCACACTGCAACGGTTCATTTTACCAGAGATCATATGGAAGTTGAAGAAATGGCTCGGCTTAGGAATGGAAGTCGACTTGAGCCGAAGCCTTAGACACGTGGATGAGTACTTATCTAGTATCATCAACACACGCAAACTTGAATTACTGAGTCAACAAAAAGATCCTCACGATGATCTACTCTCCAGGTTCATGAAGAAAAAGGAATCTTACTCGAACGAGTTCCTTCAACAGGTGGCACTCAATTTCATCCTAGCTGGACGTGACACGTCATCAGTAGCGTTGAGTTGGTTTTTCTGGTTGGTCAGTCAAAACCCAAAAATAGAAGAGAAAATCCTCATGGAAATTTGCACAGTCTTACTTGATACACGTGGCAACAACGTAGAGAAATGGGTAGAAGAGCCACTAGGATTTGAAGAAATTGACCGATTGATATATCTTAAGGCAGCCTTGTCCGAAACCCTAAGGCTATATCCTTCGGTGCCTCAAGATTCCAAGCACGTGATCTCCGACGACATTTTGCCCAACGGCACCTTCGTTCCGGCAGGCTCATCGGTGACCTACTCAATCTACTCAATTGGAAGAATGAAGTACATTTGGGGTGAAGATTGCTTAGAATTTAAACCAGAAAGATGGTTATCATTAGATGGAACAAAATTTGAGGTACAAGATTCCTATCGATTTGTGGCATTTAATGCTGGCCCTAGAATTTGCCTAGGCAAAGACTTAGCTTACTTGCAAATGAAGTCAATAGCGGCGGCAGTGCTGCTGCGCCACCGCCTTGGGGTGGTGACCGGCCACCGCGTGGAGCAAAAGATGTCATTGACATTATTCATGAAGTATGGCCTTAGGGTTAATGTGCTACCAAGGGACTTGAAGCCTATTTTAGCAACACTATTatgcaacaataataataatattaatagtgACTCAATCTCAACATTTTGTGGTAAAGAGGCCTTCACCAATGGTAACTATGGGACTGGTGTTGAAGTATTGGCTGGTTTTGCTTAA